CTCGTTCACATGGTCATGCTGTCCGATGGAACATCCTTTTTCCAGTTTCAATTCGGAGAAGAGCCTGCAATGGGCAATGGTTCCCTCATCCATGAGCGAGGTTGCCAGCACCGAACCGTTTCCTCCGCGCATTTTCTCGCGGACACTTGTTACCATTTCATTTTTTTTCTTGATCATCGGATCCTCCATGCGGTAGTTTGCCTTCTTGAAAAGTGTTTGGCAAGCCCCATTCAGTTTGCTTTCAATTACATTAATATGTAAATTCCCACCATATAATACTCGACCATGAACATTATGTAGTGTTTTTGAGCTAGAAATCGAGTATTAATCAGTTGTTTGTATTTAAAGAACAGAAGGATATTGTTCTGGTAAAGCGAAAGAAAGGTTTTCACTATTTAAATTATCTTGTATGATACGGGACAAACTTGCAATAATGTACGGTGCATACCGAGGAGCGTTTATGAACAAAATTCTATCAAAGAAGAAACTATCCGCCGAAGTTTTCAGAATGGTTATCGAAGCCCCT
The sequence above is a segment of the Sphaerochaeta pleomorpha str. Grapes genome. Coding sequences within it:
- a CDS encoding cupin domain-containing protein — protein: MIKKKNEMVTSVREKMRGGNGSVLATSLMDEGTIAHCRLFSELKLEKGCSIGQHDHVNETEYYLITGGQGIVTEADGEKTVSAGDLVITGGGASHAIRNEGDEPLTFIALIILD